One part of the Desulfobacterales bacterium genome encodes these proteins:
- a CDS encoding protein-glutamate O-methyltransferase CheR translates to MIESMCSFDLSDNDFSCFSSFIYDKCGISISSGKKELIKARLGKRLRELSLKNFKDYYSYLINDSSGKEIVEFINAISTNLTSFFREEKHFDFLIKEALPSIIAKNRNQLIKVWSAGCSSGEEAYSIAISLNEYSENVLPLNTKVLATDISTKVLQKAMDGIYGTSQIAKIPSNILRKYFQKGQGQWDGCFRVKENLKQNISFRRFNLMDTFPFNEKFNFIFCRNVMIYFDKEIQERLVNKFYNCLNDNGFLFVGHSESLMGLNHKYKYIKPAVYFKSLS, encoded by the coding sequence ATGATAGAATCTATGTGTAGTTTTGATCTTTCAGATAATGATTTTAGCTGTTTCAGCTCTTTTATCTATGACAAATGTGGAATATCCATAAGTTCAGGAAAAAAAGAGCTTATTAAAGCAAGGCTTGGAAAACGTTTGAGGGAACTTTCATTAAAAAATTTTAAAGATTATTACAGTTACCTAATAAATGATTCCAGCGGAAAAGAAATTGTTGAGTTTATCAATGCTATATCAACAAATCTTACAAGTTTTTTTAGAGAAGAAAAGCATTTTGATTTTCTTATAAAAGAAGCCCTTCCATCTATTATTGCTAAAAATAGAAATCAATTAATTAAAGTTTGGAGTGCTGGGTGTTCAAGTGGAGAAGAAGCTTATTCTATAGCTATATCTCTTAATGAATACTCTGAAAATGTTCTTCCATTAAATACAAAGGTTTTAGCAACTGATATTTCAACAAAGGTTTTACAAAAAGCTATGGACGGTATTTATGGAACATCGCAAATTGCTAAAATTCCGTCTAATATTTTAAGAAAATATTTTCAAAAAGGACAGGGACAATGGGATGGTTGTTTTAGAGTTAAAGAAAATTTAAAACAGAATATTTCTTTTAGGCGTTTTAACTTAATGGATACGTTTCCTTTTAATGAGAAATTTAATTTTATTTTTTGTAGAAATGTGATGATATATTTTGATAAAGAAATTCAAGAAAGACTTGTTAATAAGTTTTATAATTGTCTTAATGATAATGGTTTCCTTTTTGTAGGTCATTCGGAAAGTCTTATGGGTCTTAATCATAAATATAAATATATTAAACCAGCGGTATATTTTAAATCTTTGAGCTGA
- a CDS encoding chemotaxis protein CheD yields the protein MYDKKRRTGGMNHFLFPYILDKDKATARYGNVAVLALINFMVDSGSKIQDLEVQLFGGAHNPLICKNNIGLDNITIARKILSKKRIHIVSEDVGGERGRKVVFNTATNEVAVAKVEKLRQLDWFPYNQKR from the coding sequence ATGTATGATAAGAAAAGAAGGACTGGAGGTATGAATCATTTTTTATTTCCATATATTTTGGATAAAGATAAAGCTACTGCCAGATATGGGAATGTAGCTGTTTTAGCTCTTATAAACTTTATGGTTGATTCAGGCTCAAAAATTCAAGATCTGGAAGTTCAACTTTTTGGAGGCGCCCATAATCCTTTAATTTGTAAAAATAACATAGGATTAGACAATATAACTATAGCAAGAAAAATACTAAGTAAGAAAAGAATTCATATTGTTTCTGAAGATGTTGGAGGAGAAAGAGGCAGGAAGGTTGTTTTCAATACAGCTACAAATGAAGTTGCTGTAGCGAAGGTAGAAAAGCTTAGGCAATTAGACTGGTTCCCCTATAATCAAAAGCGATGA